ATATGGACGGTCTATGGTTTCAAGATCAGGAAGATTTATGAGCTGACCCCAGTTTCCCTGAAGCCCTTCAACAAGCTCACGGATTCCAGGCAGATCTGTTGCCACAATTCGGCAGCCCGAGGCCAGAGCTTCGATGATCACAAGCGGCAATCCTTCAAAAAAAGAAGGTAGTACAAAAACATGGGCCTTGCGCATCATACCTCCAAGGTCACGGGGAGAAAGAGAACCACAAAATGTTATTTTGTCAGGTATTTTTTCGGCAATGGCATTGCACAGGTCTTTGTCAGGTCCTGATCCCGAACCAGCCACGTAAAGGTGGATTGGTAAGTGTCTGAGTCTTTTATGCGAGAGGCTTTCGAGAAGCTGAACCAAACCCTTGGATTGAGATATTTTTCCGGCATAAAGAAGGGTGAATGGAGGAGATGCGGGTTTTGGCTTCGGATAAAAAATGTCCGGGTCAAAGCCGGTGGGCACAACATGGATTTTTTCTTCATTCATACCGTAGAGTTTTGAGATTTCAGTTTTCTGGCGGGGGGTTAGAGCGAATATCATGTCTACATTCGGAATATTACGAATGAGCCTCTCTCTTAAATGAGGGCAGTTCCTGAACTGGCGAAGGTCAGTTCCATGGCAGCTCACCACCATGGGAATTTCAGGGTAAAGCCTGCGGGCAAGAGCGCTCATTATCCAGAGATGGTTGCTGTGAATAATATCCGGCCTGTTTTTTTCAACGGCGACCATTATCGCCTGTGTGAACGCTTTCTCATAGGCTTCTAACTGGCGCTCATCCAGATCCATGAAACGGCTGCTTGGATAGGGCATAACGTCACTCATTCCGGGAACAGGAAAAGAAAGGGGCGGATTATCAAAGGTAACCATATGGATATGATCGGCTTTGATTCCGCTAACATCCAAAGCATCGAACGCTGATTCAGCCGCAACAAGTGAACACCGATGACCATCCTGGGCTGCCTTGGCTATCAGCGCCCGGGTGTAGATGCCGCTTCCAGTGCTG
The nucleotide sequence above comes from Desulforegula conservatrix Mb1Pa. Encoded proteins:
- a CDS encoding glycosyltransferase family 4 protein, whose amino-acid sequence is MNVLYLLSQRPDSTGSGIYTRALIAKAAQDGHRCSLVAAESAFDALDVSGIKADHIHMVTFDNPPLSFPVPGMSDVMPYPSSRFMDLDERQLEAYEKAFTQAIMVAVEKNRPDIIHSNHLWIMSALARRLYPEIPMVVSCHGTDLRQFRNCPHLRERLIRNIPNVDMIFALTPRQKTEISKLYGMNEEKIHVVPTGFDPDIFYPKPKPASPPFTLLYAGKISQSKGLVQLLESLSHKRLRHLPIHLYVAGSGSGPDKDLCNAIAEKIPDKITFCGSLSPRDLGGMMRKAHVFVLPSFFEGLPLVIIEALASGCRIVATDLPGIRELVEGLQGNWGQLINLPDLETIDRPYDKDMPLIRERLASALELQIMEYGEKEALSSDFFNDLKEKYSWESVFKHVESIYTDLVMQNV